The stretch of DNA AATACGCTGGGCTGACTCCGAACTCCCGCTTCGCTCTCTTCAAGTCGGAATTCCGCATTGGAATGAAGATAAAATAAAATACCTCTATAGTAAGTGCAGCAAATATAATCTGCATGACGTTTTACAGCATGTTCAAATGTTTATGGCTAAACGACCTGATACCGCAATCAAGATCAATTATATCGTGATGGAAAATTATAATAATTCGCTTGACGATTTGAAACGGACGGTGGAAAAAGTCATCGACATTCTGGGATGTCAAATTGAGCTTAAAATTTCCTGTCTTAATCCCACTGAATTCGCAGAACAGAACCAGCTGATTGCAGTTAAACAACAGACTTTGGAAACGCTGGCTGCCGGCGTTCAATCCTTTGGTCTTAAAAAAGTCTATACCTTTGGACCGATGAGCAAGGACAAACTAGGCTGCGGGCAGTTGGCCGGTAATTATAAATTATTTAGTTAAAAATGAAAGCACAAGCTTTTAGCTATATTCGCGGCGAGTTGGAAACCAATACTCCCTGGTATCCTCCTGATCCTGAATTTTTAAATGCCTGGCGAGATGAATTTTTCGCCATTGAAGGTGTCGATCACTACACCTACTGGCTCTGCGGAGCGGTGCTTGAATCCTGGCCGACTCAGGATGTGGATATTTTAATAACAGGTTCTGTAATTGATTACCAGCATCTTGAGCATGTGATGGTCAATGCCATGCGACTGGGGTTTAAACACCGGCAGTTAATCGATATCGCCTGGAATGATTATTATAAAAAATATCTTGAACGCGGACGCTGTGAGCGCCGCGCCATATGCTGTGACCATTATTACCAGCACGGCTGGTGTAGTCTGGAACACTGCACTGCCCAGGCGCGTCAGATTGAAACGATTGTAGTGGGTAATGAAATTATTAAAAATGGCCTGGAAATTACTCCGCCTGATCCTTATGCAGTACGACTAAGCAAATACTTGTGGAAAATTCAAATGGATAGTCCCTCCGAGCGGCAGATTCAACGAATGCTTGAAGGAAAAGTGTATACACAAAGCCCGATCATTTTACGACCGGATTTGGATTTTAAAGACTATGTTAACTGGCCATGATTTATAGCGATAAATATAAAAATTTATTGACTCAATTTATTTAATTTTTTTTTAATTTCTGCAATAGTAGATCCCGTGTCGTTTTATTAATAAGGACTTTAATGATGACCATCACAAAAAAAATAGGGATTTCCAGTTTGCTCTTTATTTTTTCCATCGCTAATGCCGCGAATCTTGGCCACATGATTGTTAGTGATCCGGTGCTCGGCAGTCGAACCATTGTCTATGAGAAAATCAATGAATTCGCAGTGGCGGAAGGGGATATTCTACTTGCCAAAACCCGTGATTTGGATAAAGCAGGTGCAGTATTTCGTCCCAAAATTGGCGGCAATCGCTGGGCACATGGCGTGATACCTTTTGAAATGTCAGAAGATTTACCCTTGATGAACAAATTAGCGGTTCTCCAAGCCATTGCCCACTGGCAGCAATATACTGCCCTTGAGTTTGTTGAGCTGACCTCGAAAAATCGTGCGGAATATAAAGATTATATCGCGTTTATACCAGCAGCAGGAACTACTTGTTCGTCCTATGTGGGTAAAATGGGCGGCAAGCAGGAAATTAATTTATCACCCCGCTGCACTACTATGAACACAGTTCACGAAATAGGCCATGCTCTGGGTTTGTGGCATGAGCAATCAAGGGCGGATCGTGCTAATTATATTCGTATCGTCTGGGAAAATATTGATGAAGACCATCGCTATAATTTTGACCAGCAACTGACAGATGGCAAGGATTTTGGTGAATACGATTATCTGTCCATTATGCATTATGGCGCTTATGCTTTCTCAAAAAACGGTGAGAAAACTATCATTCCTTTAATGGATAATGTTGAAATCGGTCAACGAGTTAAATTGAGCGAAAAAGATATTGCCGCAGTGAAGGCAATGTATCCGGAAACATGAAGGACCAGCGGTACACAGGATTATTGCTATCAGGATGTAGGTTGTGCCCTTGTTGGGCCAAGGGCACAACCTACAATAATTTCCGTAACTAAAGGGCAGTGGGGATAAAGCTAGAAACAACAGCTTCTATTGAGCTCAGCGGTTTCCAGATGCAATTCCTCAAGGGGTGCCTCCTCGAGATCTTTCAGCAGTTTTTCCTCCTCACTGGCTTCCGGCGCAGGCAATGCAGCCTGTTTCTGCTGATGTCTTTGATAGGCATTCACGAGTTCATAAACCGCAT from Legionella quinlivanii encodes:
- the legP gene encoding Dot/Icm T4SS effector Zinc-dependent metalloprotease LegP, coding for MMTITKKIGISSLLFIFSIANAANLGHMIVSDPVLGSRTIVYEKINEFAVAEGDILLAKTRDLDKAGAVFRPKIGGNRWAHGVIPFEMSEDLPLMNKLAVLQAIAHWQQYTALEFVELTSKNRAEYKDYIAFIPAAGTTCSSYVGKMGGKQEINLSPRCTTMNTVHEIGHALGLWHEQSRADRANYIRIVWENIDEDHRYNFDQQLTDGKDFGEYDYLSIMHYGAYAFSKNGEKTIIPLMDNVEIGQRVKLSEKDIAAVKAMYPET